In one window of Miscanthus floridulus cultivar M001 chromosome 12, ASM1932011v1, whole genome shotgun sequence DNA:
- the LOC136498382 gene encoding cytochrome P450 87A3-like: MCAYHMRLSGVAAFVLLLMLLLLLLYAVHRWRNPRCSGRLPPGSMGLPLVGETLQFFSPEASLDVPRFVRHRLERYGPIFKTSLVGHPVVVSADEELNYMVFQQEGQLFQSWYPDSFVEILGRDNVGEQQGAMFKYLKNMVLRYFGPESLRESSMLRDVEHAVSSSLCTWSTLPAVELKEAVSTMVFDLSANKLLDLEPSRSKILRKSFFDFVRGLISFPLYLPGTAYYSCMKGRQSAMEVLQEVLEERKRSVQVLEAGEGAMETARRHGGDFLDLVIQEITKEKPVVTDRMALDLMFVLLFASFHTTSLALTLAVKLLADHPRVLEELTVEHETIRKARHGSDGITWMEYKSMTFTSQVINETVRLANIAPGIFRKALKDIRFKGFTIPAGWGVMVCPPAVHLNPVIYPDPLIFNPTRFKDKPEIDRGSRHFMAFGGGLRSCVGADFSKLQMSIFLHFLVTRYRWKSLGGGKTVRNPGLEFPDGYHIQIRHWN, translated from the exons ATGTGCGCGTACCACATGCGGCTCTCCGGCGTGGCGGCCTTCGTGCTCCTcctcatgctgctgctgctgctgctgtatgcgGTGCACAGGTGGAGGAACCCTCGATGCAGCGGCCGCCTCCCGCCGGGCTCCATGGGCCTGCCGCTCGTCGGGGAGACGCTGCAGTTCTTCTCCCCTGAGGCTTCCTTGGACGTCCCGCGTTTCGTCCGGCACAGGCTGGAAAG GTACGGCCCGATCTTCAAGACGAGCTTGGTGGGCCACCCGGTCGTGGTCTCCGCGGACGAGGAGCTCAACTACATGGTGTTCCAGCAGGAGGGGCAGCTGTTCCAGAGCTGGTACCCGGACTCCTTCGTGGAGATCCTCGGCAGGGACAACGTCGGGGAGCAGCAGGGCGCCATGTTCAAGTACCTCAAGAACATGGTGCTCCGCTACTTCGGCCCGGAGAGCCTCAGGGAGTCGTCCATGCTCCGCGACGTCGAGCACGCCGTAAGCAGCTCCCTCTGCACCTGGTCGACCCTGCCGGCCGTCGAACTGAAAGAGGCCGTCTCCACG ATGGTGTTCGATCTTTCAGCGAACAAGCTGCTCGACTTGGAGCCGTCGAGGTCCAAGATTCTGAGGAAGAGCTTCTTCGACTTCGTTCGAGGGCTCATCTCGTTCCCTCTGTATTTGCCAGGAACAGCATACTACTCTTGCATGAAG GGCCGGCAGAGCGCAATGGAGGTGCTGCAGGAAGTGCTAGAGGAGAGGAAGAGATCGGTACAGGTGCTCGAAGCAGGAGAAGGCGCCATGGAAACGGCACGTCGCCATGGCGGCGACTTCTTGGACCTCGTCATCCAGGAGATCACGAAGGAGAAGCCGGTCGTGACGGACAGAATGGCACTCGACCTGATGTTCGTGCTCCTGTTCGCCAGCTTCCACACGACGTCGCTGGCGCTCACTCTGGCCGTCAAGCTGCTCGCAGACCATCCTCGAGTCCTGGAAGAGCTCACG GTGGAGCATGAAACGATTCGTAAGGCGCGCCATGGATCTGATGGAATCACATGGATGGAGTACAAGTCTATGACGTTCACGTCCCAG GTTATCAACGAGACTGTCCGATTAGCCAATATTGCGCCTGGCATCTTCAGAAAGGCACTGAAAGATATACGGTTCAAAG GGTTCACAATTCCAGCAGGATGGGGAGTGATGGTCTGTCCTCCAGCAGTGCACTTGAACCCAGTCATTTACCCAGATCCCCTCATCTTTAACCCTACAAGATTCAAG GATAAACCGGAGATAGACCGTGGGTCAAGACACTTCATGGCATTCGGAGGAGGCCTCAGATCCTGCGTTGGAGCAGACTTCAGCAAGCTGCAAATGTCTATTTTCCTCCATTTCCTTGTCACTAGATACAG GTGGAAAAGTCTTGGAGGTGGCAAGACAGTCCGAAATCCGGGGCTAGAATTCCCTGATGGCTACCACATTCAAATACGACACTGGAATTAG